A section of the Bradyrhizobium oligotrophicum S58 genome encodes:
- a CDS encoding acyl-CoA dehydrogenase family protein — protein MTKSPFYTAEHEAFRDVVRRFVDKEIAPFASAWDEAGEFPRALYVKAAEIGLLGLGFAEEFGGVAADQFMKIVSSQELARAGAGGVSASLMSHSIGAPPIARAAKPEVRARVLPEILSGRKISALAITEPSGGSDVANLRTKAIRDGDHYVVSGEKTFITSGMRADYITVAVRTGGPGPAGVSLLLVPGDTPGLTRTKLDKMGWWASDTATLHFDGCRVPAENLIGEEGQGFKLIMHNFNSERMGMAASCTAFARVCLDDAIAYAKERQTFGKPLAQHQVIRHKLVDMAQRVAASQAMLEMLAWRLEQGDNPVAEICMMKNQATQTMAHCASEAVQIFGGAGFMRGVRVERIYREVKVNAIGGGTEEIMKDLASRQMGL, from the coding sequence ATGACGAAAAGCCCGTTCTACACGGCCGAGCACGAGGCCTTCCGCGACGTCGTCAGGCGCTTCGTCGACAAGGAGATCGCGCCATTCGCGAGCGCGTGGGACGAAGCCGGCGAGTTTCCGCGCGCGCTCTACGTCAAGGCGGCGGAGATCGGCCTGCTGGGCTTGGGCTTCGCGGAAGAATTCGGCGGCGTGGCCGCCGACCAGTTCATGAAGATCGTGTCATCGCAGGAATTGGCGCGGGCGGGTGCCGGCGGCGTCAGCGCCAGCCTGATGAGCCATTCGATCGGAGCACCGCCGATCGCGCGCGCCGCGAAGCCGGAGGTGAGAGCGCGGGTGCTGCCGGAGATTCTGTCGGGACGGAAGATTTCGGCGCTCGCGATCACCGAGCCGAGCGGCGGCTCGGATGTCGCCAATCTCCGCACCAAGGCGATCCGCGACGGTGATCACTACGTCGTCAGCGGCGAGAAGACGTTCATCACCTCAGGCATGCGCGCCGACTACATCACCGTCGCCGTGCGCACCGGCGGACCCGGTCCGGCCGGTGTCAGCCTGCTGCTCGTGCCCGGGGATACGCCGGGACTGACCCGCACCAAGCTCGACAAGATGGGCTGGTGGGCGTCGGATACCGCGACCTTGCACTTCGACGGTTGCCGCGTTCCCGCGGAGAACCTGATCGGCGAAGAAGGGCAGGGCTTCAAGCTGATCATGCACAATTTCAACAGCGAGCGCATGGGCATGGCGGCGAGCTGCACGGCGTTCGCCCGCGTCTGCCTCGACGATGCGATTGCCTACGCGAAGGAGCGGCAGACCTTCGGCAAGCCGCTGGCGCAGCATCAGGTGATCAGGCACAAGCTGGTCGACATGGCGCAGCGCGTGGCGGCGTCGCAGGCGATGCTGGAAATGCTGGCGTGGCGGCTCGAACAGGGCGACAATCCCGTCGCCGAGATCTGCATGATGAAGAATCAGGCGACGCAGACCATGGCCCATTGCGCCTCCGAGGCCGTGCAGATCTTCGGCGGCGCCGGCTTCATGCGCGGCGTTCGCGTTGAGCGGATCTATCGCGAGGTCAAGGTCAACGCGATCGGCGGCGGCACCGAGGAGATCATGAAGGATCTGGCCAGCCGGCAGATGGGATTGTGA
- a CDS encoding glutathione S-transferase family protein, which translates to MITLYHCDGARSFRPLWMLEELGADYELKMLPFPPRVLAKEYLAINPLGTIPFMVDGATKMTESSGICHYLGVKHGPTPLMVGPEEADYGAFLNWMYFSDATLTFPQTLVLRYTQLEPEERRSAQVATDYAKWFLGRLRAVEAATANAAFLSGGRFTAADIVIGYALRLADTLGLVRDFGPNVAAYWARLQQREGYQRARTAEQRAGEEQGIKPRVRP; encoded by the coding sequence ATGATCACGCTGTATCATTGCGACGGTGCCCGCTCGTTCCGCCCGCTGTGGATGCTGGAGGAGCTTGGGGCTGACTACGAGTTGAAGATGCTGCCGTTCCCGCCGCGGGTGCTGGCCAAGGAGTATCTCGCGATCAATCCGCTCGGCACCATCCCGTTCATGGTCGACGGCGCGACGAAGATGACGGAGTCCTCCGGCATCTGCCACTATCTCGGCGTGAAGCACGGCCCGACGCCGCTGATGGTCGGACCTGAGGAGGCCGACTACGGTGCGTTCCTGAACTGGATGTATTTCTCCGATGCGACGCTGACGTTTCCGCAGACGCTGGTATTGCGATACACTCAGCTCGAGCCGGAGGAGCGGCGCTCGGCGCAGGTGGCGACCGACTATGCCAAATGGTTCCTGGGCCGGCTGCGTGCGGTGGAGGCAGCCACTGCCAATGCCGCGTTCTTGAGCGGCGGCCGATTCACGGCGGCGGACATTGTGATCGGCTATGCGCTGCGACTCGCCGACACGCTCGGGCTCGTCAGGGATTTCGGGCCGAATGTAGCGGCCTATTGGGCGCGATTGCAGCAGCGCGAGGGCTATCAGCGGGCGCGCACCGCCGAGCAGCGCGCCGGCGAGGAGCAGGGCATCAAGCCGCGCGTCAGGCCCTAA
- a CDS encoding ABC transporter substrate-binding protein, translated as MSPITTRTLLSFAAAAALSVLASHGALAQKKYDTGATDTEIRIGNVEAYSGPASAYGIIGKTEEAYFKMINDQGGINGRRINFISYDDGYSPPKTVEQVRKLIESDEVFLVFNALGTPTQTAVQKYHNAKRVPQLFLATGASKWNDPKEFPWTMGFQPSYRVEARIFAKYILKEKPNAKIAIFYANDDFGKDYVLGIKEVLGDKAKTMIVAEESYETTEPSIDSHIVKLKGTGADVFVNISTPKFAAQAIKKIAELEWKPMHVMTDVSISIGAVMKPAGLEASEGVLSAGYLKDPSDPQWKDDEGMKKFMAFIEKYMPGANISDANLAYGYAAAQTLVQTLTQCGDNLTRDNVMKQAASLKDYAPDTLIPGIKVNTGPNDFAPIEQLKMMQFKGGKWDLFGDIISADVGG; from the coding sequence ATGTCGCCGATCACGACCAGGACTCTGCTGTCATTTGCGGCCGCCGCCGCCCTCTCCGTCCTCGCGAGCCACGGCGCGCTTGCACAGAAGAAATACGACACCGGCGCCACCGATACCGAGATCAGGATCGGCAACGTCGAGGCCTATAGCGGCCCGGCATCGGCCTACGGCATCATCGGCAAGACCGAGGAAGCCTATTTCAAGATGATCAACGACCAGGGCGGCATCAACGGCCGCAGGATCAACTTCATTTCCTATGACGACGGCTACAGCCCGCCGAAGACGGTCGAGCAGGTGCGCAAGCTGATCGAGAGCGACGAAGTGTTCCTGGTGTTCAACGCGCTGGGCACGCCGACCCAGACCGCTGTGCAGAAATATCACAACGCCAAGAGGGTGCCGCAGCTGTTCCTCGCCACCGGCGCCAGCAAGTGGAACGATCCGAAGGAATTCCCGTGGACCATGGGCTTCCAGCCCAGCTACCGCGTCGAGGCGCGGATCTTCGCCAAGTACATCCTGAAAGAGAAGCCGAACGCGAAGATCGCGATCTTCTATGCCAACGACGATTTCGGCAAGGACTACGTCCTCGGCATCAAGGAGGTGCTCGGCGACAAGGCCAAGACCATGATCGTCGCCGAGGAGAGCTACGAGACCACCGAGCCGTCGATCGACTCCCACATCGTGAAGCTCAAGGGCACCGGCGCCGACGTGTTCGTCAACATCTCGACGCCGAAATTCGCCGCGCAGGCGATCAAGAAGATCGCCGAGCTGGAATGGAAGCCGATGCACGTCATGACCGACGTCTCGATCTCGATCGGCGCCGTGATGAAGCCCGCCGGACTCGAAGCCTCCGAAGGCGTGCTGTCCGCCGGCTATCTCAAGGATCCGTCGGATCCGCAGTGGAAGGACGACGAGGGCATGAAGAAGTTCATGGCCTTCATCGAGAAGTACATGCCGGGCGCCAACATCTCCGACGCCAACCTGGCGTACGGCTATGCGGCGGCGCAGACCTTGGTGCAGACCCTGACCCAGTGCGGCGACAATCTGACCCGCGACAACGTCATGAAGCAGGCCGCCAGCCTGAAGGACTATGCGCCTGATACGCTGATCCCCGGCATCAAGGTCAACACCGGTCCCAATGATTTCGCCCCGATCGAGCAGCTCAAGATGATGCAGTTCAAGGGCGGCAAGTGGGACCTGTTCGGCGACATCATCAGCGCTGATGTCGGGGGGTAG
- a CDS encoding acyl-CoA dehydrogenase family protein — protein MLFTADHDEPRRILQKFIAAEINPHVDEWEEAGIFPAHELFKKLGSLGFLGLNKPVEYGGQGLDYSYALMMAEELGAINCGAIPMAIGVQTDMATPALARFGSDDVRKEFLAPAISGDYVACIGVSEPGAGSDVASIKTQARADGDDYVINGGKMWITNGTQADFICLLANTSDGPVHRNKSLICVPMKSKGVQVARKLDKMGMRSSDTAQIFFDNVRVPKRNRVGEEGQGFTYQMMQFQEERLWAGAACLKAHESIINATIEYTRNRKAFGRSILDNQVVHFKLAEMQTEVELLRALTYQAAEAMIAGEDVTRLATMVKLKTGRLGRELTDACLQYWGGMGFMNETPVSRAYRDSRLSSIGGGADEVMLTILCKMMGTLPGTGKAGNA, from the coding sequence ATGCTCTTCACCGCCGACCACGACGAACCGCGCCGCATCCTGCAGAAGTTCATTGCTGCCGAGATCAATCCCCATGTCGACGAATGGGAGGAGGCCGGCATCTTTCCGGCGCATGAGCTGTTCAAGAAGCTCGGCAGCCTCGGCTTTCTCGGTCTCAACAAGCCGGTCGAATATGGCGGTCAGGGGCTGGATTATTCCTACGCGCTGATGATGGCCGAAGAACTCGGCGCCATCAATTGCGGCGCGATCCCGATGGCGATCGGGGTGCAGACCGACATGGCGACGCCTGCGCTGGCGCGGTTCGGCTCCGACGATGTACGCAAGGAATTCCTGGCGCCGGCGATCTCCGGCGACTACGTCGCCTGCATCGGCGTCTCCGAGCCGGGTGCTGGCTCCGACGTCGCCTCGATCAAGACCCAGGCGCGTGCCGACGGCGACGACTACGTCATCAATGGCGGCAAGATGTGGATCACCAACGGCACGCAGGCGGATTTCATCTGCCTGCTCGCCAACACCAGCGATGGCCCGGTTCATCGCAACAAGTCGCTGATCTGCGTTCCCATGAAGAGCAAAGGCGTGCAGGTCGCGCGCAAGCTCGACAAGATGGGCATGCGCTCGTCCGACACCGCGCAGATCTTCTTCGACAATGTCCGGGTGCCCAAGCGCAACCGCGTCGGCGAGGAAGGGCAGGGCTTCACCTACCAGATGATGCAGTTCCAGGAGGAGCGGCTGTGGGCCGGTGCGGCCTGCCTGAAGGCGCATGAGAGCATCATCAATGCGACCATCGAGTACACCCGCAACCGCAAGGCGTTCGGCCGCTCGATCCTCGACAACCAGGTCGTCCACTTCAAGCTCGCGGAGATGCAGACCGAGGTCGAGCTGCTGCGCGCGCTGACCTATCAGGCCGCCGAGGCGATGATCGCGGGCGAGGACGTGACGCGGCTCGCGACCATGGTGAAGCTCAAGACCGGCCGGCTCGGGCGCGAGCTGACCGATGCCTGCCTGCAATATTGGGGCGGCATGGGCTTCATGAACGAGACGCCGGTCAGCCGCGCCTATCGCGATTCGCGCCTCAGCTCGATCGGCGGCGGCGCGGATGAAGTGATGCTGACCATCCTGTGCAAGATGATGGGCACGTTGCCGGGCACCGGCAAAGCGGGGAACGCCTGA